The following proteins come from a genomic window of Longimicrobiaceae bacterium:
- a CDS encoding peptidylprolyl isomerase gives MAQAKSGDTVRVHYTGRLDDGTVFDSSQGREPLEFTLGAQQVIPGFEQAVDGLSPGEERTVEIPADRAYGPRRDEMMLTVGRDQFPPEVQPEVGQQLQMSQGEQVAVVTVAEVSDTDVTLDANHPLAGKDLTFDVRLVDIV, from the coding sequence ATGGCCCAGGCGAAGAGCGGCGACACGGTGCGCGTCCACTACACCGGCAGGCTGGACGATGGGACGGTGTTCGACTCCTCCCAGGGGCGCGAGCCGCTTGAGTTCACGCTGGGCGCGCAGCAGGTGATCCCCGGCTTCGAGCAGGCGGTGGACGGGTTGAGCCCGGGCGAGGAGCGCACGGTGGAGATCCCCGCGGACCGGGCGTACGGCCCGCGCCGCGACGAGATGATGCTCACCGTGGGGCGCGACCAGTTCCCGCCCGAGGTGCAGCCCGAGGTGGGGCAGCAGCTGCAGATGAGCCAGGGCGAACAGGTGGCGGTCGTCACCGTGGCCGAGGTCAGCGACACCGACGTGACGCTGGACGCCAACCACCCGCTTGCCGGCAAGGACCTCACCTTCGACGTGCGGCTGGTCGACATCGTCTGA